Genomic window (Saccharothrix australiensis):
CCCAGCAGCGGGTCGAGCGGGCGCGGCACCTGCTGGAGACCACGGACCTGGCCGTCGACCAGGTGGCGCGGCACGCCGGGTTCGGCACCGGCGCGGCGCTGCGGCAGCAGATGAGCGCGCTGCTGGGTGTGGCGCCCAGCGTGTACCGGACGACGTTCCGCTCGGCGGTCTAGGAGGACCTACGCCCGGCCGCGTCAGCGCCGTTCCAGGAAGGGGCGCACCAGGTCGGGCACGGCGTCGTCGGCCAGCGCCAGCCCGTCGCCCTCCGCCACGTCCACCACGTGGTACGCGCCGTCGCCCGCGGCGGTCGTCGCGGTCATGGTCACCAGGCCCGAGCGGCGCTGGAAGAACGACCGCGAGACGCGCCAGCCGATGATGCCGGTGCGTTGCAGCGCAACGGTTTCCCGCACCACCGAGCCCTGCCGCGCGACCAGGTGGCGACCGGTCAGCGCGTGGCCGAGGGAGCGGTAGCGGTCCCACCCCAGCAGCGCCGCGAGCGGCAGCAGCGCCAGTGACACCTGCCAGGTCCAGCTCGGCGCGAACCACGCCAGGACACCGGTCAGCACCAGCACCGGCACGATCGCGCGCACCAGCCGCCTGCGCAGCGCGGCGACCGGGTGCCTGCGCAGCGGTGCCGTCGTCGGCGCGGTGTCCTGCCGCAGCACCGCGGCGGACACGCGGTGCGCCTCGGCGATCGGCGCGGGCGGCAACAGCAGGTTGCTCTCGCCCTTGCGGCCAAGGCCCGTCGTCACGGTCTTCGCGTGCGCGCCGCGACCCGCACGCAGCAGCAGGGGTTCCGCCACCTCCACACCGCGCAGCCGTTGCTCCGCAACGGAAACCGAGCGGGTCGTCAACAGGCCGCGGCGCACGCGGACCGTGTCGTCAGGCTCGCGGGTCAGCCGGTAGCCCCAGAACTGCACCACGTAGACCAGCACCGAACCGAGCCCCGCGACCACCAGCACGACGCCCGCGAACAGCGACAGGGTAAGCCAGAGCGGCTGCTCCACGACCCAGTGCGCGGCCTCCTCCAGTGGGCCGAAGACCTCCAGTTCCAGCTCGCGCGCGTAATTCCCCAGCAGGCCGGCCATCGCGCCCACCGCCACCAGGCCGGACAGCGTCAGCGGCGCGTACCGCAGCCACCGGGTGTCCCACTCGGACAGCACGACCCCGGCGCGCTCCTCCCGCTCCGCCGCCTGCTCCGCGGCGCCCGCCGGCGCGGCCTGCGTCAGCAGCAGCACCCGCAGCCGCTCCGCCTCGGCCGACGACACGGCGTCCAGCGTCAGCCCGTCCTCGTCCGACTGGTCGTGCCTGCCCGTGCCCACCCGGATCGCGGACAGGCCGAACAGCCGGTGCCCGAGCTTCGCCGTCAGGTCGACGGTCCGGATGCGCTCGCGCGGCACCGCCAGGCGCTTGCGCACGAACAGGCCCGTGTGCAGCTCGACCTGCTCGGTGGTGATCCGGTAGCGCGTGGTCACCCAGCGCAGCAGGCCGAACAGCACGATCGCGACGATCACGCCGACGCTGAGCAGGATGCGCCACGTCTCGCCCTTGCCGAGCACCAGCAGGCCGATGAACACCGGCACCAGGCCGAGGACCTCGTTGAGCGGGCGCACGATCAGCATCCGCGCGTCCAGCCGGTGCCAGTCGACGACCGGCTCGGCGTACTCGGGCGCGGCGGGCAGCTCCGGCGACAGGTCGTGGGTCACGTCGCGTCACCCGGCGTGGCCTGCGTCGTGGTGGTCAGCTCGTCGGCCAGCCGCACCGCCTCGTCCTGGTCCAGGCCCTCGATGAGCACCGGGCCCGCCGCCGACGCCGTGGTGACCGTCACCGTCGACAGGCCCAGCAGCTGTTGCAGCGGACCGCGCTTGGTGTCCACGGTCTGGATGCGCGACACCGGTGCGATGCGCCACTCCTGGTTCAGCCAGCCCGCCAGCGTGTACACGGCGTCCGGGGTGGCTTCCCACCGGTGCACCCGGTAGCGCCAGCGCGGCATGACCAGGGTGTGCGCGGTGCCCGCGGCGAGGGTCGCCACGACCAGGCCGACCTGCCACGGCGTGCGGTTGAACACCAGTACCACCAGTTGCGGCGCCAGCAGCACCGCCCACCCGATCACGGCGTGCAGGGTCCAGAGGGTCACGGCCTTGCGGCTCACCCGGTGTCTCGGCGCA
Coding sequences:
- a CDS encoding PH domain-containing protein — protein: MSTDQLRLRAPRHRVSRKAVTLWTLHAVIGWAVLLAPQLVVLVFNRTPWQVGLVVATLAAGTAHTLVMPRWRYRVHRWEATPDAVYTLAGWLNQEWRIAPVSRIQTVDTKRGPLQQLLGLSTVTVTTASAAGPVLIEGLDQDEAVRLADELTTTTQATPGDAT
- a CDS encoding PH domain-containing protein, which codes for MTHDLSPELPAAPEYAEPVVDWHRLDARMLIVRPLNEVLGLVPVFIGLLVLGKGETWRILLSVGVIVAIVLFGLLRWVTTRYRITTEQVELHTGLFVRKRLAVPRERIRTVDLTAKLGHRLFGLSAIRVGTGRHDQSDEDGLTLDAVSSAEAERLRVLLLTQAAPAGAAEQAAEREERAGVVLSEWDTRWLRYAPLTLSGLVAVGAMAGLLGNYARELELEVFGPLEEAAHWVVEQPLWLTLSLFAGVVLVVAGLGSVLVYVVQFWGYRLTREPDDTVRVRRGLLTTRSVSVAEQRLRGVEVAEPLLLRAGRGAHAKTVTTGLGRKGESNLLLPPAPIAEAHRVSAAVLRQDTAPTTAPLRRHPVAALRRRLVRAIVPVLVLTGVLAWFAPSWTWQVSLALLPLAALLGWDRYRSLGHALTGRHLVARQGSVVRETVALQRTGIIGWRVSRSFFQRRSGLVTMTATTAAGDGAYHVVDVAEGDGLALADDAVPDLVRPFLERR